A genomic window from Candidatus Nitrosoglobus terrae includes:
- a CDS encoding AMP-binding protein: protein MNKMDKYAKIIAALLRFLFKICYRIQIKDFEYYQQAGERILIIANHISSLDPLLLAEFLPRDTVYIIPPQTAKNPWLQHLHIFPLDPTAPDAAETLLEYLNQYHRVVIFPEGRIRTTRIMMKIYPRIGWAAYKSGAMVLPVRIEGAEDTLFFSVQKKHRRWFPIITMTLLPPRQFILPTSLSSRELHEQTESLLLEAMTEISFTNDRYRRPLFQSLLDARSIYGRRFQIMEDVDRQPITYDQLIQRAFLLGALIAKDTQPREFIGVLLPTALSTTVLFFALHSHNRVPAMLNFTMGTAGLFAAIETSSIRIVYTSQRFIKAAELQAVAEALVDKVQLIYLEDLRQRIKPLQLLRAMVQSYFARVTYQRLAPKVTADDPAVVLFTSGSEGTPKGVVLSHANLLANIQQVTSRIEFTQEDLLFNALPLFHAFGLTMGMILPLLSGIRLFLYPSPLHYRVIPELIYRTNATILFGTNTFLTGYAQQAHCYDFYRMRYVIAGAEKLQESTRSIWAEKFGIRIFEGYGVTETGPVLAYNTPLENRPGTVGRLLPQIAYYIEPVPGIKSGGRLIVRGPNIMLGYLLAQTQRQLQPPRTSRGEGWYDTGDIVDIDKDGYLIIYGRAKRFAKIAGEMISLAVIEELASKTWPNASHAVIILPDPKRGEEPVLLTEQTDAERRPLLAQAKTEGLSEIHVPRRILIVEKIPLLASGKIDYTSAQQWVKQKLLSPDKDKDND from the coding sequence ATGAATAAAATGGACAAATACGCCAAGATAATCGCTGCATTACTACGGTTTCTGTTTAAAATCTGCTATCGAATTCAAATTAAAGATTTTGAATATTATCAACAAGCGGGCGAGCGCATATTAATCATTGCTAATCACATCTCTTCACTTGATCCTCTATTGTTAGCTGAATTTTTACCTAGGGATACGGTTTATATCATTCCTCCTCAGACGGCCAAAAATCCTTGGCTTCAGCATCTGCATATTTTTCCCCTAGATCCTACAGCACCTGATGCCGCGGAAACCCTACTTGAATATCTTAATCAATACCATAGAGTAGTCATTTTTCCTGAGGGCCGGATACGTACTACCCGTATCATGATGAAAATTTACCCAAGGATAGGATGGGCTGCCTACAAATCTGGGGCTATGGTATTACCGGTGCGAATTGAAGGAGCTGAAGATACTCTATTTTTCTCCGTACAGAAAAAACATCGTAGATGGTTTCCTATCATCACAATGACCTTATTACCTCCCCGGCAATTTATTCTACCGACCTCCCTTTCCAGCCGTGAACTGCATGAGCAAACAGAATCCTTGCTGCTTGAAGCCATGACAGAAATAAGTTTTACAAACGATCGCTATCGTCGCCCACTCTTCCAATCCTTATTGGATGCTCGTAGCATTTATGGCCGCCGTTTCCAAATTATGGAAGATGTAGATCGCCAACCCATCACTTATGATCAGCTCATACAACGGGCTTTTTTATTAGGTGCGTTGATTGCCAAAGATACTCAGCCAAGGGAGTTTATCGGGGTTTTATTGCCCACCGCCTTAAGCACTACCGTGTTATTTTTCGCTTTACATAGCCATAATCGAGTGCCCGCCATGTTAAATTTTACTATGGGCACTGCAGGACTCTTTGCGGCTATTGAAACCAGTAGTATTCGCATTGTCTATACTTCCCAGCGCTTTATTAAAGCCGCTGAGTTACAGGCTGTAGCAGAAGCCTTGGTCGACAAAGTTCAATTAATTTACTTAGAAGATTTACGCCAGCGCATAAAACCCTTACAACTGCTACGGGCAATGGTGCAATCTTATTTTGCCCGAGTGACTTATCAGCGCCTTGCCCCCAAAGTCACAGCGGATGATCCAGCAGTAGTATTATTTACTTCCGGCTCAGAAGGAACTCCAAAGGGGGTAGTGCTCTCTCACGCTAATCTGCTAGCTAACATTCAACAGGTAACTAGCCGAATAGAGTTTACTCAAGAAGATCTACTCTTTAATGCCCTACCGCTCTTTCATGCTTTTGGGCTGACTATGGGAATGATACTTCCCTTGCTCTCTGGTATTCGGTTATTTTTATACCCCTCTCCTCTTCACTATCGCGTCATCCCTGAGCTTATCTATCGTACCAATGCAACCATTTTATTTGGCACTAACACCTTCCTAACAGGCTACGCTCAGCAAGCTCACTGTTATGATTTCTATCGTATGCGTTATGTAATTGCTGGCGCAGAAAAACTACAAGAATCCACCCGCTCAATCTGGGCTGAAAAATTCGGTATCCGTATTTTTGAAGGCTATGGCGTTACTGAAACCGGTCCTGTACTAGCTTATAATACCCCACTGGAAAATCGTCCTGGTACCGTAGGGCGCTTACTACCTCAGATTGCGTATTATATTGAACCCGTTCCGGGTATTAAATCTGGAGGCCGCTTGATAGTCCGTGGGCCTAATATCATGCTCGGTTACTTATTGGCTCAAACACAAAGGCAACTTCAACCTCCGCGAACATCCCGCGGAGAAGGTTGGTATGATACTGGGGATATCGTTGATATCGATAAGGATGGCTATCTTATTATTTATGGGCGCGCTAAACGCTTTGCTAAAATCGCCGGCGAGATGATCTCCTTAGCTGTTATTGAAGAATTAGCTAGTAAAACTTGGCCTAACGCTAGTCACGCCGTAATTATCTTACCCGACCCCAAAAGAGGGGAAGAGCCAGTACTGCTCACCGAGCAGACAGATGCAGAACGTCGCCCCTTATTAGCTCAAGCAAAAACTGAGGGGTTAAGTGAGATCCATGTTCCTCGCCGAATCTTAATTGTAGAGAAAATCCCGCTACTTGCTAGTGGCAAAATTGACTATACAAGCGCCCAGCAGTGGGTAAAGCAGAAATTGCTATCTCCTGACAAGGATAAGGATAATGATTAA
- a CDS encoding SirB2 family protein, which yields MNLYLVLKYVHITTVVVTLVLFVGRGLWMVFSSQRLAQRWVRIIPPIVDTVLLASAIGMTLILHQYPFVNSWLTAKVVALIGYILIGSLALTYGRTRGLRISALWVALVLFGYIVAVAITKTPVPWAT from the coding sequence ATGAATTTATACCTAGTTCTAAAATATGTACATATTACAACTGTAGTAGTGACGTTAGTATTATTCGTTGGTAGAGGCTTATGGATGGTATTTTCTTCGCAACGCTTAGCACAACGCTGGGTAAGGATTATCCCTCCTATTGTTGATACTGTGCTCCTAGCAAGCGCTATCGGTATGACCTTAATTCTGCATCAATATCCTTTTGTAAACAGTTGGTTGACTGCTAAGGTTGTGGCACTCATTGGTTATATCTTGATAGGGAGTCTTGCACTTACCTATGGCCGTACCCGTGGCTTGCGGATTAGCGCCCTATGGGTAGCTTTAGTTTTATTTGGTTATATCGTGGCTGTGGCTATTACTAAAACCCCTGTGCCGTGGGCGACTTAA
- a CDS encoding sigma-54 dependent transcriptional regulator — protein sequence MSADVVLILESNQERGRSLQTIIEFAGYHSALVGQSGQWQEIITNPQSIAAVLLSSYERDLDKAAAMIKELNNEEIQLPVFILVPKEDIHAKETWFLPGSLGIIRYPFFHAELTSILQNAEIFRESQRQKEGVGHRPVDLFRSLVGSSRAIRTIRHLIDQVADSNATVLILGESGTGKEVVARNLHYYSSRRGKPFIPVNCGAIPGELLESELFGHERGAFTGAITARQGRFELAQEGTLFLDEIGDMPMAMQVKLLRVLQERTFERVGSNKLVNVDVRIIAATHRDLEEQIREGNFREDLYYRLNVFPIEMPPLRDRAEDISPLINEIITRIKHEKRGFIRLTPAAVIAICQYPWPGNVRELANLIERLTILYPYSVVDYCDLPEKYKTGIVERPLSSLERRSLALEQTVDILEIPRLPQEGLDLKKHLNRVEYSLIKQALDEANGVVSQAANRLRMRRTTLVDKLRRYGIQREEDMLSSEV from the coding sequence TTGTCTGCCGATGTGGTGCTAATTTTAGAGAGTAATCAGGAGCGCGGTCGCTCTCTTCAAACTATCATTGAGTTTGCAGGCTATCATTCTGCCCTTGTAGGGCAAAGCGGGCAATGGCAAGAAATTATAACTAATCCTCAAAGTATTGCCGCCGTTTTGCTCAGTAGTTATGAGCGAGATCTAGATAAAGCGGCAGCTATGATAAAAGAGTTAAATAATGAGGAAATCCAGCTACCGGTGTTTATTTTGGTACCTAAAGAGGATATTCATGCTAAAGAAACTTGGTTCTTACCTGGAAGTTTGGGGATAATTCGCTACCCTTTTTTTCACGCAGAATTAACCAGTATTTTGCAGAATGCAGAAATTTTTCGAGAAAGCCAGCGGCAAAAAGAAGGTGTTGGGCATCGACCAGTAGATCTGTTTCGAAGCTTAGTAGGCAGTAGCCGTGCTATCCGAACTATTCGTCATTTAATAGATCAGGTTGCCGATTCTAATGCCACTGTGCTGATTTTAGGAGAATCGGGTACAGGTAAGGAAGTCGTAGCTCGTAATCTCCACTACTACTCCTCACGTCGAGGTAAGCCTTTTATTCCAGTAAACTGCGGGGCTATTCCGGGTGAGTTATTGGAAAGTGAGCTTTTTGGCCATGAAAGAGGGGCATTTACTGGGGCGATTACTGCACGCCAGGGCAGATTTGAGCTTGCTCAGGAAGGGACTTTATTTTTAGATGAAATTGGCGATATGCCTATGGCGATGCAGGTGAAGCTGCTACGGGTGTTACAAGAGCGGACCTTTGAGCGCGTGGGGAGTAATAAATTAGTGAATGTAGATGTCCGGATTATTGCAGCAACCCATCGAGATTTGGAAGAGCAGATTCGAGAAGGAAATTTCCGCGAAGATTTGTATTATCGCCTTAATGTTTTCCCGATTGAAATGCCACCTCTAAGGGATCGTGCTGAAGATATCTCGCCGCTCATTAACGAAATTATTACCCGAATTAAGCACGAAAAACGAGGATTTATTCGCTTAACTCCAGCTGCAGTGATAGCTATTTGCCAGTATCCATGGCCTGGCAATGTACGGGAGTTAGCTAATTTAATTGAGCGTCTAACTATTTTATACCCTTACAGTGTCGTGGATTATTGCGATCTACCAGAAAAATATAAGACAGGTATCGTGGAGAGGCCCCTGTCCTCTTTAGAGAGAAGATCTTTAGCGTTAGAGCAGACGGTGGATATTTTAGAAATTCCTCGACTACCACAAGAAGGCTTAGATCTTAAGAAACACCTTAATCGTGTTGAGTATTCACTTATTAAGCAGGCATTAGACGAAGCTAATGGGGTGGTTTCTCAGGCAGCTAATCGGTTACGGATGCGACGTACTACTTTAGTCGATAAGCTTCGTCGATATGGTATTCAACGGGAAGAAGATATGCTGTCGTCGGAGGTTTGA
- the pyrF gene encoding orotidine-5'-phosphate decarboxylase translates to MTKRSQETSRIIIALDYPDANQALAFTSKLNPAQCQVKVGKELFTRSGPQLVEHLTTQGFKVFLDLKFHDIPNTVARACLAAADLGVWMMNVHALGGLPMMVAAQEALAKMTSPPLLIAVTILTSINSDQLKQIGLSGTLEDNVLQLAQLTRRAGFNGVVCSGLEASMLRQTWGGEFLLVTPGIRPMGTLIEDQQRVLTPSKAISLGIDYLVIGRPITAAADPVAALEAIETEIKLAS, encoded by the coding sequence ATGACTAAGCGCAGCCAAGAGACATCCCGCATTATCATTGCCTTGGATTACCCAGATGCCAATCAAGCTTTAGCGTTTACCAGCAAACTCAACCCAGCCCAATGCCAAGTTAAAGTAGGTAAGGAGTTATTTACTCGCTCGGGTCCACAATTAGTGGAACACCTGACTACTCAAGGCTTTAAGGTCTTTCTAGATTTGAAATTCCATGATATTCCTAACACGGTAGCACGAGCCTGCCTTGCAGCAGCTGATCTTGGTGTATGGATGATGAATGTTCATGCTTTAGGTGGACTACCCATGATGGTAGCAGCACAAGAAGCCTTAGCTAAAATGACTTCTCCCCCATTACTGATTGCAGTCACGATTTTAACCAGTATTAACTCTGACCAATTAAAGCAAATAGGATTATCTGGAACCTTAGAAGACAATGTACTGCAACTAGCACAACTTACTCGTCGAGCTGGATTTAACGGCGTTGTCTGCTCAGGCTTAGAAGCTTCAATGCTTCGCCAAACTTGGGGAGGAGAGTTTTTATTAGTTACGCCTGGAATCCGGCCAATGGGTACTTTAATAGAAGACCAACAACGAGTATTAACACCAAGTAAAGCCATTTCTCTAGGTATTGATTATCTTGTCATTGGTCGACCTATCACAGCGGCTGCCGATCCGGTGGCAGCGTTAGAAGCTATTGAAACAGAAATTAAGCTAGCTTCCTAA